ATTTGCGCGTCCAGGCATCCCGCAAAGGTCGCAAGGGCAAAACCGTGACGGTAATTACCGGTTTTCAGACTAAGCCGGAAACTCTCAACGCTTTGCTCAAACAGTTGAAAACCCAATGCGGTGCTGGTGGCACTGTGAAGGAAAATACGATCGAAATTCAGGGCGATCGCGCTCAACAAATCGTACAAATTCTCATCCAATTGGGTTACAAAGCCAAGGTCAGCGGCGGGTAATGGCGATTTTGGATTTTGGATTTTGGATTTTATTTCAATCTGAAATCTGCTGTAAAGTTTAAGATTTCAAATTGAACTTAGTTTTCTTCTATTTGAAATCTGGCATCTGAAATCTGCAATTCCAATGATGCGGTTTTTATTCGAGCCGCTCATCCATCAGAAGTATGATACCTTGCGGTTGATTACCGACAATCAAAGATGTGCAAATAACGCGACAGCGAATATTTTTACCCCTCCGGTTAACCGCATCTAAAATAAGTTCCTGTTCGTCGGGGTTCGCAGGTTGGGCGGCGCGGATCGATCCGCGCAGTTTTTCTACGGGCAAACCGATATCCAAGTCAAAAAAGAAACGTCCCATCGCTTCTTCCGCTCGCAAACCCCACAAATCCTCAACGCCATTGTTCCAAAGTTGGACGCTGAGACGGTTATCCAAAACCACCATACCAATTCGCAAGCTGATCAGGACGGAATCGAAGAAAATATTAACGCGGTTGAGTTCCTCAGTACGCAGGCGGAGTTCTTCGTTGGTGGTGTGCAATTCTTCGTTGGAAGATTGCAGTTCTTCGTTCATCGTCTCCAGTTCTTCGTTGGTACTCTGGAGTTCTTCGTTCGTAGTTTCTAGTTCTTCGTTGGTACTTTGCAGTTCTTCGTTAGTGGTTTCTAATTCCTCATTGGAAGATTGCAGTTCTTCGTAAGCGGTTTCTAATTCCTGAGTTGAACGTTGCAATTCGCGCTCTAATTGGCTGTAGCGAGTTATATCATTAAACACGATTGACACACCAAGTATATCTGCATTGGTTTCCAACAGAGGAATCACCTGTATTTCCAAACTGGTGATATTATCTTCTCCCCGCATCAGTTCCACGTTAGGAATTACCACAGAGCGACGTTCCGCGTAAGCTTGATCTATGCGCGATCGCAATTCGGCGGGACGATAAGAAAGTTCCAAATCCTGCAAAGGACGCCCCAAATCGTGGGAAGTTAGACCAAATAAAATCCTAGCCGATCGATTTGCGAGTACTAAGTTACCCTGAACATCGACTACTATCTGTGCGACAGGATTATTTTCTATCGCTTCGTCTCGCAAACGCATATTCGCAACAATTTGGTTGCTCGCTTCCGTATTACCAGAGTCTGCCATTACCAGTAAACGATCCCGCATACTGATTGTAGCTACTTTAGAAAAAATTCGATACTTTAGATTAGCTGGTTGGAATAGGTTAGCGTGAGTCAGTAACATCTCCGCCTTGCCAACAAACAGAAAGCCAGTCTCAATTAAACCGAAGTGAAAGCGGGCGAGAATCCGAGCTTGTGTATCTGCTGTAAAATACATCAAAGTATTGCGGCAGATCAGTAAGTCAAGGCGGGGAATCGGCGCGTGTTGCACCAAATCGTGACGACCGAAAATTACGCAGCGCCGAAAGTCGTTACGAAAAGTGTATGTATCTCTGCCCGACACATCAAAGTATTTGCGCCGCAGCTCTTCGGGAAGCTCTTGCACACCCTTGCTGGAATAGGTAGCTTGACGACCGCAATTGAGGGCTTCCTCGTCTAAATCCGTTGCATAAATTTTGACTCGCGATCGAAACCCTTCTGCCCCTAGAATTTCCGCCAGCACGATCGCAATTGTATAAGCTTCTTCCCCCGTCGCGCAGCCAGCAGTCCACACCCGAATAGGCTCTCGGTCTGGCTTGGCAGCCATAATACGAGGGATAGTCTCATTAGCTAGAGCTTGCCAAGCTGAGGTATCGCGAAAAAAGGCTGTCACATTAATGAGGAGTGCATCGAAAAGATGA
This genomic interval from Aerosakkonema funiforme FACHB-1375 contains the following:
- a CDS encoding translation initiation factor: MSSSKRKSSEPNDRNENRVVYSEFGNNNNNNKNAAAFERPVQELPIDRQDLRVQASRKGRKGKTVTVITGFQTKPETLNALLKQLKTQCGAGGTVKENTIEIQGDRAQQIVQILIQLGYKAKVSGG
- a CDS encoding CheR family methyltransferase, with amino-acid sequence MSIAPKDEQFETLLQYLKQSRGFDFTGYKRPSLMRLTKKRMQRVDIESYSDYLDYLQVHPAEVNHLFDALLINVTAFFRDTSAWQALANETIPRIMAAKPDREPIRVWTAGCATGEEAYTIAIVLAEILGAEGFRSRVKIYATDLDEEALNCGRQATYSSKGVQELPEELRRKYFDVSGRDTYTFRNDFRRCVIFGRHDLVQHAPIPRLDLLICRNTLMYFTADTQARILARFHFGLIETGFLFVGKAEMLLTHANLFQPANLKYRIFSKVATISMRDRLLVMADSGNTEASNQIVANMRLRDEAIENNPVAQIVVDVQGNLVLANRSARILFGLTSHDLGRPLQDLELSYRPAELRSRIDQAYAERRSVVIPNVELMRGEDNITSLEIQVIPLLETNADILGVSIVFNDITRYSQLERELQRSTQELETAYEELQSSNEELETTNEELQSTNEELETTNEELQSTNEELETMNEELQSSNEELHTTNEELRLRTEELNRVNIFFDSVLISLRIGMVVLDNRLSVQLWNNGVEDLWGLRAEEAMGRFFFDLDIGLPVEKLRGSIRAAQPANPDEQELILDAVNRRGKNIRCRVICTSLIVGNQPQGIILLMDERLE